A part of Gracilimonas sediminicola genomic DNA contains:
- the cyoE gene encoding heme o synthase: MNSAEDNILIKRSFTDVITDYYQLTKPGITMSVLVSMLVGYILGSGANINFVTLIHALVGTYLIAAGTGAHNQFIERASDGLMKRTSKRPLPDRRIDSKSGMIFSLSLIFSGLLYLILLVNPVAGAVSFATALIYLGVYTPMKKVSPINIAIGAIPGALPPVGGWAAATGNIAEPGMWLLFGIMFFWQVPHVLSIAWLCKDDYSSAGLKMLPRKDEKGYKTVFWSLICALSLFPVTFALYQFDISGMIFLVAGLIFALGFLFYTIKFGMDRTKANAKRMMFASIAYLPLVWIAVFVDRFFV; encoded by the coding sequence ATGAATTCAGCCGAAGATAACATTCTCATCAAGAGATCTTTTACGGATGTTATTACCGATTATTACCAACTCACCAAGCCGGGCATTACTATGTCGGTACTGGTTAGTATGCTGGTTGGTTATATCCTTGGCAGTGGAGCTAACATCAATTTTGTGACGCTCATTCACGCTTTGGTTGGTACTTATCTGATAGCAGCAGGAACCGGGGCTCATAATCAATTTATTGAGCGTGCTTCCGACGGCCTGATGAAGCGGACTTCCAAACGACCTTTGCCCGATCGCCGCATTGACTCTAAAAGCGGAATGATCTTTTCCCTGAGCCTCATTTTTTCAGGCTTATTGTACTTAATTCTCTTAGTTAACCCGGTGGCAGGTGCCGTATCCTTTGCAACCGCACTGATTTACCTCGGCGTTTACACCCCTATGAAAAAAGTTTCCCCGATTAATATTGCTATCGGAGCAATCCCCGGGGCCCTGCCACCGGTTGGCGGATGGGCTGCAGCAACCGGTAATATTGCCGAGCCAGGCATGTGGCTGCTGTTTGGGATTATGTTTTTCTGGCAGGTTCCACACGTACTGTCCATTGCCTGGTTGTGCAAAGATGACTACTCCAGCGCCGGATTAAAGATGTTGCCCCGCAAAGATGAAAAAGGCTATAAAACTGTTTTCTGGTCTTTGATTTGCGCCCTTTCCCTCTTCCCGGTCACGTTCGCTCTTTATCAGTTTGATATTTCCGGGATGATTTTTCTTGTGGCCGGGCTCATATTCGCATTAGGATTTCTTTTCTACACCATCAAGTTTGGGATGGATCGAACCAAGGCAAATGCCAAAAGGATGATGTTTGCATCCATTGCCTATCTCCCTCTTGTGTGGATTGCCGTTTTTGTGGACCGCTTTTTTGTTTAG
- a CDS encoding MerR family transcriptional regulator yields MKKLYYSMGEVSKLTGLEPHVLRNWEKTYTELSPKKNSAGNRVYKEQELALIFKIKELLHDKKYSSEGVQEILREGEIKDAPPLSAEARKDLNEIKVFLNDLLERL; encoded by the coding sequence ATGAAAAAATTGTATTACTCGATGGGAGAAGTCAGTAAGCTAACCGGACTTGAGCCCCACGTATTACGAAACTGGGAAAAGACTTACACGGAGCTGAGCCCCAAGAAAAACAGCGCCGGAAACAGAGTGTATAAAGAGCAGGAACTTGCCCTCATCTTCAAGATCAAAGAACTACTACACGACAAAAAATACAGTTCCGAAGGTGTGCAGGAAATTTTACGTGAAGGCGAAATCAAAGACGCCCCTCCCCTCAGTGCCGAAGCTCGTAAAGACCTGAATGAGATCAAGGTTTTTTTGAATGACTTACTGGAGAGATTGTAA
- a CDS encoding amino acid permease, with the protein MSDNKLKKQLGLYDVFAICTGAMFSSGFFLLPGIAAAQTGESVYLAYLASGILIIPAMLSVAELSTAMPKSGGTYYFLDRSLGPMVGTIGGLGSWVALMFKSSFALIGMGAYLALFVDVSFTMLALILTLIFGFLNIFGAKETTLLQRILVTVLVIIMGLFIIQGVSAAGLDISISDSEDGFFSNSLHGFISTIGLVFVSYAGLTKVTSVAEEVKNPDRNIPLGMILSLTTASLIYVAGVYVMQQVLTAEEFYSSLTPVADAGAKFMNWLPGSGGMLLIVVAAVAAFASTGNAGIMSASRYPFAMSRDKLMSSKFSDIGKQGTPYYAIIVTVICMILILLIFDVESVAKLASAFQLLLFGFMCLAVIVMRESNINSYRPGFRSPLYPWVQIAGMLISVWLVAEMGILAVSLTGFIVVMCVAWYIYYTKGQINRRGAIFHVHERLGKKRYDDLELELLNILNEKNTGEHLSYKETIARSIIVDVDSDNTKVDELLREASEILSGRLKVEKKMLLNELTENYKHRFNKLSSGVICSHHAMANVSAPELVVFRIKQSLDLEITGIDGNVYMYAILLVPEEEEGLDIRLVGHLAEIVQSSGFKKRWMQSGNKRELRECLLSEGHFIQLKVNESKQLMEFAGKKIRDINLPGSSLITIIYRGSELIIPHGNTLISEEDEFLMVGDPDDIKELMSS; encoded by the coding sequence ATGTCTGATAATAAACTTAAAAAACAACTTGGCCTCTACGATGTATTTGCCATCTGTACCGGTGCTATGTTCAGCTCCGGGTTCTTCTTGCTTCCGGGAATTGCGGCAGCCCAAACAGGGGAGTCGGTGTATTTGGCTTACCTGGCTTCCGGAATTCTGATTATACCCGCCATGCTCAGCGTTGCAGAATTGTCTACGGCTATGCCAAAATCGGGGGGAACCTATTACTTTCTGGACCGAAGCCTGGGTCCGATGGTAGGTACCATTGGCGGGTTAGGATCGTGGGTTGCCCTGATGTTTAAAAGCTCCTTTGCTCTTATTGGTATGGGAGCGTACCTGGCACTTTTTGTAGATGTTTCATTTACGATGCTCGCCCTTATACTGACTCTGATATTTGGGTTCCTGAATATTTTTGGAGCGAAAGAAACAACACTTCTTCAGAGAATATTGGTCACAGTATTGGTAATAATTATGGGGCTTTTCATCATACAGGGAGTCTCAGCTGCCGGGTTGGATATCAGCATATCGGATTCTGAAGATGGATTCTTTAGCAATAGCCTGCATGGTTTTATATCCACCATAGGACTGGTTTTTGTGTCTTATGCCGGGCTTACCAAGGTTACCAGTGTGGCTGAAGAAGTGAAGAATCCGGACCGGAATATTCCTCTCGGGATGATTCTTTCACTCACAACCGCCTCTCTGATCTATGTTGCCGGAGTGTATGTAATGCAGCAGGTTTTGACGGCAGAAGAGTTCTATTCAAGCCTGACACCAGTAGCCGATGCAGGAGCAAAATTCATGAACTGGTTACCCGGTTCAGGTGGCATGCTGCTCATCGTGGTTGCGGCTGTTGCTGCCTTTGCCTCAACCGGAAATGCCGGTATTATGTCTGCCTCACGGTATCCTTTCGCTATGTCGAGAGATAAGCTTATGAGCTCAAAGTTCAGCGATATCGGTAAGCAGGGCACTCCTTACTATGCCATTATCGTAACGGTAATTTGTATGATCCTGATTCTTTTGATTTTTGATGTGGAATCGGTGGCCAAGCTTGCCAGTGCGTTTCAACTTCTGCTGTTTGGGTTTATGTGTTTAGCGGTTATCGTAATGCGCGAAAGTAACATCAACAGTTACCGGCCGGGTTTCAGATCACCGCTATATCCGTGGGTTCAAATTGCCGGGATGTTAATCTCTGTTTGGTTGGTAGCAGAAATGGGAATCCTCGCGGTATCTCTTACCGGTTTTATTGTTGTGATGTGCGTGGCTTGGTACATCTACTATACAAAAGGCCAGATAAACCGGAGAGGAGCCATATTTCACGTTCATGAGCGATTGGGTAAGAAAAGGTACGATGACCTAGAGCTCGAGCTTTTGAACATCCTCAACGAGAAAAACACCGGGGAACATCTTTCATACAAAGAAACTATTGCCCGAAGCATTATTGTAGATGTGGATTCGGATAACACGAAAGTGGATGAATTGTTAAGAGAAGCCTCTGAAATTCTGTCTGGCCGGCTGAAGGTTGAAAAAAAGATGCTGTTGAATGAGCTAACTGAAAACTACAAGCATCGCTTCAATAAATTGAGCAGCGGGGTAATTTGCAGTCATCATGCGATGGCTAATGTTTCAGCTCCTGAATTGGTTGTTTTCCGAATTAAGCAATCGCTGGATCTTGAAATAACAGGAATTGACGGCAATGTGTATATGTACGCCATTCTCTTGGTCCCTGAAGAAGAGGAAGGATTGGATATCCGTTTGGTTGGGCATCTGGCTGAAATTGTTCAGTCATCCGGCTTCAAAAAGCGATGGATGCAATCCGGTAACAAACGCGAACTCAGGGAGTGCTTGCTGAGTGAAGGTCATTTTATCCAGTTGAAAGTGAATGAAAGCAAGCAGCTCATGGAATTCGCAGGTAAAAAAATCCGTGACATAAACCTACCGGGGTCAAGTTTGATCACCATTATTTACCGGGGAAGTGAACTCATCATCCCGCATGGAAATACCCTAATCAGTGAGGAAGATGAATTCCTGATGGTAGGCGATCCGGATGACATTAAAGAGCTGATGAGCAGTTAA
- a CDS encoding glycosyltransferase family 2 protein, which yields MEDTPSENNIDISIVVPVYNEEESLPELEKAISKALSADYSYEIIFVDDGSSDKSWQQVLTMGAKKDFIHGIALSHNYGKSVALQAGFEKAQGKYVVTMDADLQDDPNEVPEMVQILKDGYDLVSGWKKERHDPISKTIPSKFFNFVTRKVAGIELHDFNCGLKAYRAEVVKNIYLYGELHRYIPMLAKREGYTRITEKVVTHHPRKYGKTKFGLSRFMNGFLDLITITFVQRYLQKPMHFFGTVGVLLLLAGGGINLYMALLKFVYGQGIGDRPLLFLGILLMVVGVQFFSTGLLGEMINKNNVKDQKPRIREVI from the coding sequence TTGGAAGATACACCATCAGAAAATAATATCGACATAAGTATCGTGGTTCCCGTTTATAATGAGGAGGAATCATTACCCGAACTGGAAAAGGCAATTAGCAAGGCATTATCGGCTGATTACAGCTATGAAATTATTTTTGTTGATGACGGCTCATCGGATAAATCATGGCAACAAGTTCTTACAATGGGAGCCAAGAAAGACTTCATTCATGGAATCGCACTCAGCCATAATTATGGGAAGAGCGTAGCCCTGCAGGCCGGCTTTGAGAAAGCACAGGGAAAATATGTTGTAACCATGGATGCTGATCTCCAGGATGATCCCAATGAAGTACCCGAGATGGTACAAATACTTAAAGACGGATATGATTTGGTGAGTGGTTGGAAAAAAGAGCGCCACGATCCTATTTCAAAAACCATCCCGTCCAAATTCTTCAATTTTGTTACCCGTAAAGTTGCCGGGATTGAATTGCATGATTTTAATTGCGGCCTCAAGGCGTACAGAGCTGAAGTAGTTAAGAATATCTATCTGTACGGAGAACTGCACAGATATATTCCCATGCTGGCAAAGCGGGAAGGATACACCCGGATTACAGAGAAAGTGGTTACGCACCACCCTCGCAAGTACGGCAAAACCAAATTCGGTCTGTCCAGGTTTATGAATGGATTTCTTGACCTGATTACGATTACTTTTGTGCAGCGATACTTACAAAAGCCCATGCACTTTTTTGGAACTGTAGGGGTGTTGTTACTCTTAGCCGGCGGCGGTATCAACCTGTATATGGCGCTGCTAAAGTTTGTATATGGGCAGGGTATTGGTGATCGTCCGCTCTTATTTCTCGGAATTTTGCTGATGGTGGTAGGTGTACAGTTTTTCTCAACCGGATTATTGGGTGAAATGATCAACAAAAACAATGTGAAGGATCAGAAACCGAGGATCAGAGAAGTTATTTAG
- a CDS encoding COX15/CtaA family protein, with the protein MKLNAFQKTAITTVAATLFLILVGGLVRAAGAGLGCPDWPKCFGMWIPPTSLADLPAGFDESQFNVWKTWIEYVNRLVGVVIGLLITATFLLSIRYRKEKPTVFYSSIAAFVLVLFQGWLGGVVVRTGLHEGLITAHMLVAMVIVTVLLYATFEATSDLFKIRIEEGFRKKLLWTLWVLFGLTMIQLVLGTQVREAIDVIKNAPVVPPRGTWLENMEGVFPIHRSFSWLLVVAAGWLFYLMKKHNAEGWVKKLGDLNVVLVFLQVLIGIGLNYLAMPRVLQVLHLVGVAVMVCTQFLMILVLRRGEVVISDQ; encoded by the coding sequence ATGAAATTGAACGCTTTTCAGAAAACAGCCATAACAACCGTTGCGGCTACTTTATTCTTAATTTTAGTGGGTGGACTTGTGCGAGCTGCCGGGGCAGGATTGGGTTGTCCCGACTGGCCTAAATGCTTTGGTATGTGGATACCTCCCACAAGTTTAGCCGACCTTCCGGCGGGTTTTGACGAATCCCAATTTAATGTGTGGAAGACCTGGATTGAGTATGTGAACCGGTTAGTGGGAGTTGTGATTGGCTTGCTGATTACGGCTACCTTTTTACTCTCCATCAGGTACAGAAAGGAAAAGCCAACAGTTTTTTACAGTTCCATTGCCGCTTTTGTGCTCGTTTTATTCCAGGGATGGCTTGGTGGAGTAGTAGTTAGAACCGGACTGCATGAAGGCTTGATAACCGCGCATATGCTTGTAGCTATGGTAATTGTGACGGTGCTCCTTTATGCAACCTTTGAGGCAACCAGCGACCTGTTTAAGATCAGGATTGAGGAAGGCTTCCGAAAGAAATTACTTTGGACATTGTGGGTATTATTCGGGCTTACTATGATCCAGCTGGTACTGGGAACTCAGGTTCGTGAGGCCATCGATGTAATAAAAAATGCACCGGTTGTTCCTCCCCGTGGAACCTGGCTTGAAAATATGGAAGGCGTATTCCCCATTCACCGAAGTTTCTCCTGGTTACTGGTAGTGGCTGCAGGGTGGCTGTTTTACCTGATGAAGAAACACAATGCGGAAGGATGGGTTAAAAAGCTTGGTGACCTGAATGTTGTGTTGGTATTTCTGCAGGTATTGATTGGTATAGGTCTCAACTACCTGGCAATGCCCAGAGTGCTGCAGGTTCTGCACTTAGTAGGCGTAGCCGTAATGGTATGTACTCAGTTTCTGATGATTTTGGTACTTAGAAGAGGGGAAGTTGTGATCAGTGATCAGTGA
- a CDS encoding NAD-dependent epimerase/dehydratase family protein: MGYHLITGGCGFVGRNFVKRLHKTTDDTIFFIDDLSVGTHPSDWLPDGTPARKENGLEFFGDDERMVFLKQDARYFIRAMLDNENHIKDTYGLDVTRFKDVFHFAAIVGGRAKIDGDPMLVALDLSIDAEFFLWVCRQKPNRVLYPSSSAAYPVDLQTEEDAIALSESDIDFKNMGQPDMTYGWSKLTGEYLAHIAAKYYGVSVTCIRPFSGYGEDQDLSYPIPAIARRAALKEDPFEVWGTGQQGRDFVHIEDVMDCTLHAMERITDGRAINIGSGRLITFLEIIEIFTEFAGYDPEIKKLLDKPVGVHSRYADMSYVNEELDWKPKLSLREGMRRVYDVAVEKYA, encoded by the coding sequence ATGGGCTATCATCTAATTACAGGCGGATGCGGATTCGTCGGAAGAAACTTTGTAAAACGACTTCACAAAACCACTGACGATACCATCTTTTTTATTGATGATTTATCCGTCGGCACTCACCCTTCTGACTGGCTTCCGGATGGCACTCCGGCCCGTAAAGAAAACGGACTCGAGTTTTTCGGGGATGATGAGCGCATGGTATTCCTGAAGCAGGATGCCCGCTATTTTATCCGGGCCATGCTGGATAACGAGAACCACATCAAAGACACTTACGGGCTGGACGTAACCCGTTTCAAAGATGTATTTCACTTTGCAGCCATTGTGGGTGGAAGAGCAAAAATTGATGGCGACCCCATGCTTGTGGCCCTCGACCTTTCTATTGATGCAGAATTCTTTCTGTGGGTATGCCGTCAAAAACCCAATCGTGTTCTGTATCCAAGTTCCAGCGCGGCTTACCCGGTTGACCTTCAAACCGAAGAAGATGCCATTGCACTGAGTGAAAGTGATATCGATTTCAAAAATATGGGTCAGCCCGATATGACGTACGGCTGGTCTAAATTAACCGGTGAGTATCTCGCGCACATTGCTGCTAAATACTATGGAGTATCTGTTACTTGCATCCGGCCATTCTCAGGTTACGGAGAAGACCAGGATCTATCCTATCCTATTCCGGCTATCGCTCGTCGTGCCGCTCTCAAAGAAGATCCTTTTGAAGTTTGGGGAACCGGACAACAAGGGCGCGACTTTGTGCATATTGAAGACGTAATGGATTGCACCCTCCACGCGATGGAAAGAATTACCGATGGCCGGGCTATTAATATAGGTAGTGGCCGATTGATCACCTTCCTTGAAATTATCGAGATTTTCACTGAATTCGCCGGTTATGATCCTGAAATCAAAAAATTACTGGATAAACCGGTAGGCGTACATTCCCGATATGCCGATATGAGCTACGTGAATGAAGAACTCGACTGGAAGCCCAAACTATCTCTGCGGGAAGGGATGCGTCGCGTTTATGACGTTGCCGTAGAAAAATACGCTTAA
- a CDS encoding RDD family protein, with the protein MVGIETSQHVKLSYEPAGVGERILAFFLDAFFIGIYYLVVIWIWGYMNDIGPSSTGSFEDSVWVLYIVLVLPLILYHLVSEVVSNGYSLGKKIVGIRVVKIDGTRANLGGYLVRWMFRLVEISMTSGVLAFVAILLNGKGQRIGDILGKTCVIKERKKVNLDNTLYSKVADAYEPRFKQVAELTDNDIRIIREVLDSRSHYDYDNWFLMLQKTRKKIEDRLGVEDHGMSGDEFLQTVIKDYNAIHGKG; encoded by the coding sequence ATGGTAGGTATTGAAACCTCGCAACATGTAAAACTCAGTTATGAGCCGGCCGGTGTGGGTGAGCGCATCCTGGCCTTTTTCCTGGACGCCTTTTTTATCGGGATATACTACCTGGTCGTGATTTGGATCTGGGGGTATATGAATGATATCGGTCCCTCCTCAACCGGAAGCTTTGAGGATTCCGTTTGGGTGCTTTACATCGTACTCGTTCTTCCGCTGATACTCTATCATCTGGTATCAGAAGTGGTTTCCAATGGCTACAGTCTGGGAAAAAAGATTGTGGGAATCCGGGTGGTTAAAATTGACGGTACGCGTGCCAATCTTGGGGGGTATCTGGTTCGTTGGATGTTCAGGCTTGTGGAAATCTCAATGACAAGTGGCGTTCTGGCTTTTGTGGCTATTTTGCTGAATGGGAAGGGGCAGCGCATCGGGGATATACTGGGTAAGACCTGCGTAATCAAAGAACGAAAAAAAGTGAACCTGGATAACACGCTCTATTCGAAAGTGGCGGATGCTTATGAGCCCCGGTTTAAACAGGTTGCCGAACTCACAGATAACGATATTCGCATTATCCGGGAAGTGCTCGACTCCCGTTCTCATTACGACTATGACAACTGGTTCCTTATGCTTCAAAAAACCCGCAAGAAAATAGAAGACCGTTTAGGGGTAGAAGACCATGGAATGAGCGGAGATGAATTCCTGCAGACCGTCATTAAAGATTACAACGCCATTCACGGAAAGGGGTGA
- a CDS encoding NAD(P)-dependent alcohol dehydrogenase: MKAILHEQYGGPEILQVREIEKPVPGPKQVLVKVFASTVNRTDCAILRAKPFIMRFFHGLTSPKMKVPGTDFSGVIEATGKEVTAFEKGDKVFGFGDLGLASKAEYLVISEDGYISKMPKSISYEKAAASMEGAHYAYNFINKVELSEGDKVLVNGATGAIGSAMVQLLNSMGVSVTAVGNTKNLDLMKSLGADAVVDYTQEDFTLLGDQFDFIFDAVGKSSFGRCKQILKSDGTYLSSELGAYIQNPLLALITSGSSGRKVKFPVPVDIPGSIKFIKGLMEEGKFNPVIDRIYQLDEVKEAYNYVETGEKTGNVVVKIN, from the coding sequence ATGAAAGCAATTTTGCATGAACAGTATGGGGGACCGGAAATCCTCCAGGTTAGAGAAATAGAAAAGCCTGTTCCGGGGCCTAAGCAGGTTTTGGTTAAAGTGTTTGCATCAACAGTCAATAGAACGGATTGTGCAATTCTCAGAGCTAAGCCTTTTATCATGCGTTTCTTTCACGGACTAACCTCTCCTAAAATGAAGGTTCCGGGAACGGATTTTTCCGGGGTGATTGAAGCTACTGGTAAAGAAGTAACAGCTTTTGAGAAAGGTGATAAGGTATTCGGGTTTGGTGATTTGGGACTGGCGTCAAAGGCTGAATATTTAGTCATTAGTGAAGATGGATATATTTCTAAAATGCCCAAGAGCATTTCCTATGAAAAGGCTGCTGCATCAATGGAAGGAGCACATTATGCGTATAACTTTATAAATAAAGTGGAGCTGTCAGAAGGAGATAAAGTATTGGTAAATGGTGCCACCGGAGCTATTGGTTCAGCAATGGTGCAGTTACTGAATAGTATGGGGGTATCTGTTACAGCAGTTGGTAATACGAAAAATTTAGACCTGATGAAGTCCTTAGGGGCAGATGCTGTTGTAGATTATACCCAAGAAGATTTTACTCTGTTGGGTGATCAGTTTGATTTTATTTTCGACGCGGTAGGGAAAAGCTCTTTCGGCAGGTGCAAGCAAATTCTAAAGTCTGACGGAACCTACCTATCATCTGAGCTGGGGGCGTACATTCAGAACCCGTTATTGGCTCTGATAACGTCGGGTTCAAGTGGGAGAAAAGTGAAGTTTCCTGTTCCCGTAGATATACCTGGGTCCATTAAATTTATAAAAGGGTTGATGGAAGAAGGTAAATTCAACCCGGTGATTGATCGTATATATCAGCTGGATGAAGTAAAAGAGGCTTATAATTACGTTGAAACAGGAGAAAAAACCGGAAATGTGGTAGTAAAGATTAACTGA
- a CDS encoding glycosyltransferase produces MAKIVCFGPGPKFKGGISNYNTSLAKTLDKDPDNEVHIVSWTNQYPSIIPREFVDKSSQSDFLEGTRIKVKYITNYNNPFSWKETAKYIKSLKPDKVIFQWAISIQGIPMGSISKWLKKHCRAEIIFDLHFVVQKEDSTIDERLTKRGIKHADTYITHAYKTVDELKALYPNRDFTVNETGERSESEATTVIKLFHPVYDLYEPDPDFDTEAFKKELGLKKHVFLFFGFIRKYKGLHNAIRAFKQVADQRDDVSLLICGEEFWATLDTSKITTKIKRGLFAVAQKLFLKNKESEQDYRPLQLIEELGLEESTVVKNEFIPNEDVNKYFQVSDCSVLYYLTATPSGVESLTYNFELPILATNVGHFPETIKDGFNGYLAEDGNIDSMAEQMLKFIEHPLPAENVRKSAENMSWENYVTAILKDLPK; encoded by the coding sequence ATGGCTAAAATTGTATGTTTCGGGCCGGGACCAAAATTTAAAGGCGGGATTTCCAACTACAACACCTCGCTGGCTAAAACGCTGGACAAAGATCCGGATAATGAAGTCCACATTGTTTCGTGGACCAATCAGTATCCGTCAATCATTCCACGGGAGTTTGTAGATAAATCCAGCCAATCCGATTTTCTGGAAGGCACGCGTATAAAGGTGAAGTATATCACCAACTACAACAATCCTTTCAGCTGGAAAGAAACGGCAAAATACATCAAATCGCTGAAACCGGATAAAGTCATTTTTCAATGGGCGATTTCTATTCAGGGAATACCCATGGGATCAATATCCAAATGGCTGAAGAAACATTGCCGGGCAGAAATCATTTTTGACTTACATTTTGTGGTTCAGAAAGAAGACAGCACCATCGATGAGCGACTCACAAAAAGAGGCATCAAACATGCCGACACCTATATCACTCACGCCTATAAAACGGTGGATGAGCTGAAGGCCCTTTATCCCAACCGAGATTTCACCGTCAATGAAACCGGCGAACGGTCGGAATCTGAAGCCACCACAGTGATTAAGCTATTTCACCCGGTTTATGACTTATATGAACCGGATCCCGACTTTGACACGGAAGCGTTCAAGAAAGAACTGGGCTTAAAGAAGCATGTTTTTCTTTTCTTTGGATTCATTCGAAAATACAAGGGATTACATAACGCCATTCGAGCCTTCAAACAAGTTGCCGATCAGCGGGATGATGTCTCTTTACTGATCTGCGGAGAAGAATTCTGGGCTACCCTGGATACGTCAAAAATCACCACAAAAATTAAGCGTGGTTTATTTGCTGTCGCTCAAAAGTTGTTTCTCAAGAACAAGGAAAGCGAACAGGATTACCGCCCCCTCCAACTGATTGAAGAATTAGGGTTAGAAGAAAGCACCGTGGTTAAAAACGAGTTCATCCCCAACGAAGACGTTAATAAATACTTTCAGGTAAGTGACTGCAGTGTGCTCTACTACCTCACCGCAACTCCATCCGGGGTGGAATCACTGACCTATAATTTTGAATTGCCCATTCTGGCCACCAATGTCGGACATTTCCCGGAAACCATTAAAGATGGTTTTAACGGTTACCTGGCTGAAGACGGCAATATTGACTCCATGGCAGAACAAATGCTTAAATTTATCGAGCATCCACTTCCTGCAGAAAATGTTCGGAAATCTGCTGAGAATATGAGCTGGGAAAACTACGTTACAGCTATCCTGAAAGATCTCCCTAAATAA
- a CDS encoding alpha/beta hydrolase: MRHLLIHAQFRILLFSLIFTTGASAQTADTLFFSIDMTGPVSEGWFEPGSEKVGIRGDQPPLSWGTTYQAADPNKDGVYEVAVPFKLNTDSLLVSFKIKVDGVENPDEGWQAGRNHEVMIYKGMQNSVALAWGDRPPEAPVTITGHVEIIRDFESENLLPRDLYIYLPPNYKESDRRYPVLYMHDGQALFDASEIGQEWKVDEAAEELIGSGEIAPVIIVGIGNTQDRIDEYTPSEQIWRHELKRVSPAEVSSLPGVYSGDFKTVEGDTIRFRTKADTLYAMIPGGESWQSLIPKTEHSFYLPQAGITFSFEASEGQGYKLIASKPSIGGKGDVYGEFILNKVKPFVDENFRTKPGKEFTALGGSSLGGLITLYLGLEYPDVFSKLLVVSPSVWWDGRMIINEVDELKGSTDQHIWLDMGTAEGEGAVESAEVLQQILVKKGWSDENLHFIIEEGAAHNERAWAKRVPDMLRFLYSTR, encoded by the coding sequence ATGCGCCATCTTCTTATTCACGCTCAATTCAGGATACTGCTATTCAGTTTAATTTTCACAACCGGTGCTTCTGCTCAAACTGCTGATACTCTTTTTTTCTCGATAGATATGACCGGGCCTGTTTCTGAAGGCTGGTTCGAGCCGGGTTCCGAAAAGGTTGGCATTCGCGGAGACCAGCCTCCGCTGAGCTGGGGAACGACCTATCAGGCTGCTGACCCCAATAAAGACGGTGTTTATGAAGTAGCTGTGCCCTTTAAACTAAATACTGATAGTCTGTTGGTTTCCTTTAAAATAAAAGTGGATGGAGTGGAGAACCCGGATGAAGGATGGCAGGCCGGGCGTAATCATGAAGTCATGATATATAAAGGAATGCAAAACAGCGTGGCGTTAGCATGGGGAGACCGGCCACCCGAAGCGCCGGTAACCATAACGGGGCATGTTGAGATTATCAGAGACTTTGAGAGTGAAAATCTGCTGCCCAGGGATTTATACATTTACCTTCCTCCGAACTATAAGGAAAGTGACCGGCGTTACCCGGTGCTATATATGCATGACGGTCAGGCTCTGTTTGATGCTTCTGAGATCGGGCAGGAATGGAAAGTAGATGAAGCTGCTGAAGAGCTGATCGGCTCCGGCGAAATTGCCCCGGTAATTATTGTGGGGATTGGAAATACGCAAGATCGCATTGATGAATACACCCCCAGCGAGCAAATTTGGAGACATGAACTGAAGCGAGTTTCACCTGCAGAAGTATCCTCACTTCCTGGTGTTTATTCCGGAGATTTTAAAACGGTAGAAGGAGACACCATCCGGTTCAGAACGAAAGCAGACACACTCTATGCCATGATTCCGGGCGGGGAATCCTGGCAGTCTCTGATCCCCAAAACTGAACATAGCTTTTACCTTCCTCAGGCTGGGATCACCTTTAGCTTTGAAGCATCAGAAGGCCAGGGCTATAAACTGATTGCAAGCAAGCCGTCAATAGGTGGTAAAGGGGATGTATATGGAGAGTTTATCCTGAATAAAGTGAAACCATTTGTTGATGAGAATTTCCGGACAAAACCGGGGAAAGAGTTCACCGCCCTGGGCGGTTCTTCACTGGGTGGGTTGATTACGCTATACCTTGGACTTGAATACCCGGATGTATTCAGCAAGCTGCTTGTGGTTTCTCCGTCCGTTTGGTGGGATGGAAGAATGATCATCAATGAAGTAGACGAATTAAAGGGCTCAACCGATCAACATATTTGGCTGGATATGGGAACCGCAGAAGGAGAGGGCGCGGTGGAAAGTGCGGAAGTTTTGCAGCAGATTTTGGTAAAAAAGGGATGGTCAGACGAAAACCTTCATTTTATTATCGAAGAAGGAGCGGCTCATAACGAGCGGGCATGGGCAAAACGAGTCCCTGACATGTTGCGGTTTTTATATTCAACGAGATAA